In [Phormidium] sp. ETS-05, the genomic window TCAAGGGGTTTGAGCAGAAATTTTGAAAAAATTTGCTCATTATTTAATCACCTAAAAATTACATCGGGTAGGTTATATGGTGCAACCCCTTTTTAAGAGGGCTGAAGCCCAACTACGAACCAAGAGGGCTGAAGCCCAACTACGAACCAAGAGGGCTGAAGCCCAACTACGAACCCGGAAAAGAGGGCTGAAGCCCAACTACGAACCCGGAAAAGAGGGCTGAAGCCCAACTACGAACCTCCGGATGGGCTGAAGCCCAACTACGAACCTGAATAATGCAAATTAAATTTATCGTACCACAATTAAACTGCTTTAGCCACAAAAATTAGATTTATTTAACATATCTTAAAGCAGACAACAGCTAAATGGGGGCAAAGCGCGGCAAAATGGTAGCGACAAGCTGCAGAGGAGATTATGAACAAAACCGATATCGCCTTCACCCCCGCTATCCAACAAGCAGAATTAATCCGCACTAGAGAAATATCCCCCCTAGAATTAACCCAAATTTATCTAGAACGCATCGAGCAGCTCAACCCCAAACTGGGTAGTTTTTTCACCGTCGCCGCTGAATTGGCTCTCGCCGATGCCACAGCCAAAACCGAACAGCTCACTACCACCAATACGGACAATTTACCCCCCTTTTTCGGCGTCCCCACGGCGGTAAAAGACCTCAATGCTGTGGCGGGTGTCCCCCGTTGTTGCGGTGTGGCGGCTCTACGGCAAAAAGTGGAGCAATATGATGAGGGTGTGGTTATGCGAATGAAACAAGCTGGTTTTACGATTCTCGGCAAAACCGCTACTTCCCAATTAGGCAGTTTACCCTACACTGAACCCCCCGGACTGCCTCCCGCACGCAACCCCTGGAATTTAGATTACACTGTAGGCGGTTCCAGCGGCGGCGCGGCGGCGGCAGTGGCGGCGGGTTTATGTGCTGTGGCTCAGGGTTCCGATGGCGGCGGTTCTATTCGCATTCCTGCTGCTTGTTGCGGCATTGTGGGTATCAAACCGTCTCGGGGGCGTGTTTCCTACGCTCCCCTGGGAGACTGTCTCTCTGGTATTGCCACTAATGGTCCGTTGGGACGCACGGTGGCGGATACCGCTGCTTTTCTTGATGTTATATCTGGCTATATTACGGGAGACCCTTACTGGTTGCCTGCGCCAAAACCGTCTTTTTTGGAAGTTGCTACCGCTGCCAAACCGGGGAAATTGCGGATTGCTTTTGCGACGAATATTCCTCCTTTTGGTGAAGCGGCACTCCCCTGTAAGCAGGCTGTAGAAAAAACGGCGGCACTTTTAGAGAGTTTGGGGCATAGTTTAGAGGTTGGTTGTCCGACTGTGGGGGATTTAATTGAGCCTTTTATTACGGTGTGGCAAACGAGTATTCCTTTTTCTGGGATTCCCCCCCAACTGCTGGAACCGATGAATCAATGGCTATTAGAAAAAGCGAATAGGGTTTCTAGTGGGAAGTATTTGGAAGCGGTGGCGGCGATGCAGATTATTTCTCGGCGAATTGTGGCATTTTTTGATAATTTTGATGCTTTGCTGTTACCGGTGACGATGCAGCCGCCTATTCGGGTGGGGGAATGGTCGCAATTGTCCCCAGAAGATGCTTTTCCTAAGATTGTGAATTGGGTGGCTCCTTGTGCGCCTTTTAATGCTTCTGGGCAACCATCTATAGCAATGGGTGCTGGGTTTCATGCTGGGGTGCCTGTGGGGGTGCAAATCGTTGGGCGTCCTGGGGATGAATCGACGATTATTGCTTTGGCGGCACAAATTGAGGCGGCTAGTCCGAGGATGGATAACCGATCGGAGTTAATGGTTTAGAGCTAATCCCTGCGCGATCGCGGTGGGTTAGCCGATCGGCTTTAGCAGAGCTATTTCATTCTTTATCGGGGCAATCCCTCCTGGTTGCCCCTGATACCGAAAACGTCAAAACACCCACCAAATATCAATGTTTGTCCGTAAAAATACGGAATTTATCTCTCTGCATAAGTAAATCAAATAAAAAGCATTAGAAAATTTTATAAATTTATCTCTTGACGTTCTAAAAATCAGAGGTTAGCTTGATTATACGGGCGGGAAAAACCTGCCAATGGGTGATCAAAATTCCAGTGAAGAGGCATAGACAAGGAGTAAATACTCACAAACAACGCCTTGGGCTTTTGCCAAAAATCACTGGTGCTGGCATAGACAAATCGTGAATTGATAAGACATTCAGGGGTAATTATGGAGAGCAACCAGAGCCTGCCAACCTACGTACAATGGCTGCAACAAATCGGCACGGCAGCGGCAGATTATGCCTATGGCATCGCCAGCGATATGGCGGGGAATATTTATATCGGTGGCGAGACCCAAGGTAATTTTGCCCGGATTAACGCCGGTGCCAAAGATGGCTGGATGGCTAAATATGACCGCGCTGGCAATCAAATCTGGCAGCAACAACTGGGGACATCGGCGGATGATAGCGTTTACAATATCAGCACTGATAAAGACGGCAACACCTACATCACCGGCACCACATCAGGTCAGCTAGGTAGCAGCAGTAGTGGTAAATATGATGCCTGGGTGGCCAAATACGACACCCAAGGAAATCAACTTTGGTTGCAGCAACTAGGGTCTATCAGTAATGACGACTCTCGCAGCGTCACCACCGATAGTTTGGGCAATGTGTATATCACTGGCTTAACTTGGGGAGCGGTGGATGGATTGAATGCCGGAGAGTGGGATATTTGGGTGGCGAAATACGACGCTACTGGCAATCAACAGTGGGTGAAACAACTGGGAACTCCAGCGGAAGATACAGCCGCCAGCATTGTCACCGACAGCAGTGGTAATATCTATATTACTGGTTCGACCAAAGGCAGTTTGCAGAGAAATCAAGGAGATTTTGATGCTTGGGTAGCCAAATATGACAGCGATGGCAATATGCTGTGGTTGGAACAGTTAGGGACGGCGGCTGAGGATAAATCTCTAGGAGCGGCTACTGACAGTGCGGGAAATGTTTACATCACTGGCTGGACGAATGGCGTATTAACGCGGACGGGAAGTAATGACAGTTTTGATGCTTGGCTGGCAAAATATGACAGTGCGGGAAATCTAGTCTGGCGTCAGCAAATTGTTAGCAGCGGTTCTGATGGCAGTTTAGATATCACGATCGATAACCAGAACAAAATTTATATTTCTGGTGCTACTTGGGGTAACATTGCAGGCAGAACTGCGGGGGAAACTGACGCTTGGGTGGCGGCGTATGACACCGATGGTAACAGGCTATCCACGAAGCAATTTGGCCGTGCGGGATTTGATGCAGCTTTTGGCGTTGCTCCTGCACCTGATGGCAATCTCTATCTCGGCGGTTGGACTAGCAGCAACTTAGATACTGATGCTCCAGGTGTTCCAGATGCTTGGATCGCCGAAATTATCCCAAACCAAGCTCCGCAAATCGCTAGTTTAAGTAAGCAGGTTGCTCAAAATACGCCGGTGAACTTGAGCAGTGGGAATTTTCAGCGTGCTTTTGTGGATTTAGACCGAGACAATCTGGCTCAAATCAAGATTACCTCACTTCCCAATCCCGATGCAGGGACTTTAACCCTCAACGGCACCCCGGTAGCTGTTAATCAAGAAATTGCGATCGGGGAGGTAAATAATCTTACCTTTACTCCGGGAGTAGATTTTATCGGGGATGTGCGTTTCACCTGGAATGGCAGCGATGGTCAAGATTATGCTCCTACGGATGCGGCGGTTAATTTGAATATCAATATCGAGCCAATGCCGCTCCAGTTGGTATGGATGCAAGATATTAGCGATAGTCAGATTCCAATTCCAAATAATGATTATATTATTGATTACATTGACTATTATCCTACTTTAAATCAAGACCCTTTAGGAGACTTGTACCTAACGCAATATGTGAATCTGGATGACATATATAACGCTGATTATGATATGTCAATATCCAAGTACAACTCTAATGGTGATTTACTGTGGGAGCAGCGGCTGGATTCCGGACCTTTAGAAGAGCGTGATTTCTACCATCCTTTCTACTATCCATATATCAGATCTATCAGCTTCGATCGTGCTGGCAATCTTTACTTTCCCAAACTTACGAAAGATAATGGATTAGTTACAGATACCGGCGCTCCTGTTTATAATAGTGGGGTTGTTAAGTATGACCCCAATGGCAACTTTATTGAGGAACTGCCGTTACCCAATGATAACAATGAAGTTGACGTTGTATCTCAGCTAATTCAAGATAATGATGGCAATTTTTACTTAACAGGAAGGAGAAATCCTCAGTCCTCAGTACCTTATCTTGACTACCCCTCTGATATCTGGATAGCTAAGTACGACGCTAATGGCAACCGGCTGTGGGAGCAGTATTTAGGTAGTGATGGTGGTGAATCTATTCTAAGTGTTAATCTAGCTCCAGATGGTAATCTTTATCTAATTGGCTTGACTGGGGGAGATTTATTTGGAATTAACAGTGAAAAATCTAATAAGAATGACTACTGGATAGCCAAGTACGATCCAAATGGTAACATCCTGTGGGGAAAGCAGTTAGGACAAACTTTATCTGGCAACAGCGGCGATATTCAAATAGATAATCAAGGAAATTTTTACGTTCAAATGGATTTGAGCCTAGGAACCAATTCTTCTCAGGAAAAGACAACATCAATAGCCAAGTATGACACTAATGGCAACCAGATTTGGGAACAGCAGTTTGCGCATAAAGGTTCCGCTCATCTAGTTATAGATGGGGATGGCAACTGGTATTTATCCCGAACTGTTCCCAATGATTTTTCTATTAGTATGTACATAAATCACGATTTAGTCCTGTCCAAGCATGACCCCAATGGCAACTTAATTTGGCAGCAGCAATTTGACGCCAGTCCTAACATAAGCAATCTTCAACTAGACTCAGAGGGTAGTTTGTATGTGAGTGGATATTCGGCGGAAAATTTATTGGGATTGAATTGGCCTTTGATTAACAATACATCCTCAAATTTCCCAAAATTTTTCATGGCCAAGTATGACAATAATGGTAATCTGATTTGGGGACAAGAGTTTGAGAATGAAAGCATCTATATGCCTAATATAATAGATCGGGGTAACTTTTACTTTTTAAATTCGCGGGCAAATCAAGTGCTGAAATTCCAAGAGCAAGATATCAAACCATTTTTTACTCGATTGCAGCAAGGCACTCCAGAAGATGACGTTTTGGTGGGGAATGCTGAGAGTAACGAGCTGTTGGGAGGTACTGGGAATGACACCCTGGATGGCGGGGCAGGAAATGATACTCTGTATGGGGGACTTGGTAATGATGTCCTTATGGGTGGGGATGGGGATGATTGGCTGATTGATGATATTCCATTTTCTAATGATACCCTAATTGGGGGTAGTGGTGCTGATGTGTTTGGTTTGATGACAACATACTACCAGAAAAACACAATAATTGAAGATTTTAATCCCACCGAAGATGTGTTGGCTTTGGTGCTGAATTATACATCGCTGCAAGATATTACTATTGTTCCCGGTGAAACTGGTGCAGAAATTCAATATCAAATTTATATTGACTTGGATTATTATGAGACAAGAACTTTCGCTACTCTCAATGGAGTAGATGCCAATCAGGTTAGCATTGAGGATTTTCTGGTTGTGATGAATTAAATTTTTCTGAGCTTTAAGCGGTTTTCAGTAGTGTTGGTGACAACATTGGGGGGATCTGGCTCTGATGAGCAGGGTCCCCTCTCTGTTCTGGGGATTTTTGTTTCACCCCATCCCCCTTAGCCTGCCCCCGCTCAGGCGGGGGTCCCCCCGTCACCTTTCCCCAAGGCCGATCGCTCCCGCCCGATTTCTGGGCAAGATATAACATAGGAGAATAGCCACAGCCTCTAAACTATTCCTTGAGGGTTAATTAACAGTGCATGATTACCTAACATTTGCTTATATATGCTAATATAGGGTATGAGCTTAGTTCCTCTCCGCGTAGCGGTAAAGCGGACGGGCTTGCACCCCAACACACTCCGGAAATATGCAGAGCCAGGTCGGATTTACTCAATCAGAAATGCGGCAAATCAACGTCTATTTGACGTTGACAGCTTTATTTACGAGTCAAAGCCTAAGACCGAGTATCAGATTTGCTATTGCCGAGTTAGCAGCACTAAGCAGAGAGACGACCTGGATAGACAAGTTGCTTACATGGTCTCCCTGTTCCCAAAAGCCGAAATCATCAAAGATATCGGAGCGGGACTCAACTTCAAGCGGAAAGGACTTAAAACCTTACTGGAACGACTTATGCGCCGAGACCAGTTCACGCTTGTTGTTGCCTACCTATCCAGACTGGCAAGATTCGGATTCGAGCTTATTGAGTGGATGGTCGAGCAAAACGGTGGAAAAATCGTGGTTCTCGACAACACTGTTCACCGCCCCGACTCAGAACTTACCGCCGATATTCTGTCCATCATTCATGTCTTCAGTTGCAGAATGCACGGACTCAGGAAATCCGGTCAGAAAATCAAGCAAGATCCGGATCTATCCAAATGGGACGCAAAGAAATCTGATTAGGCAATGGTTTGGGGTATCAAGACTCGTCTTTAATACCACCGTAAAGTACCTCCAGCAGCCTGACACCAAGGCTAACTGGAAAGCCATTAAAGGCGACATATTGAAATCATTGCCAGAGTTTTGCTCTTCCGTGCCTTACCAAATTAAATCGATAGCGGTTAAGGACGCTTGCAAGGCGGTCAGCAATGCTAAAGCGAAGTACAAAAAGACTCTTTGCTGTCAGCAGGTATCTTTCAGATCCAGAAAGAACCCTTACCAGTCATGCTATATCCCAAAATCTGCCGTTAAGCCTCGGGGCATATACCACACAATTTTGGGTCAACTTGACTATGCAGAAGAGTTGCCGGAAAACTTTGGGGACTGTCGGTTAGTTCGTGTACGCGGGCAGTATTATCTGTGCGTCCCCTCATCGAGCAGTACTTACCACCCATCAGCCCGACAACCAAGGCGGGTGGTAGCCTTAGACCCTGGAGTTAGAACATTCCTCACCTTCTTTTCTGAACAGAAAGTCGGGAAGATAGGAGAGTCAGATTTCTCCAGGATTCAACGTCTATGTCATCACCTCGACGATCTGATTTCTCGATTTAGCTGTGTAAGCGCCGAGCAACGGCGGCGGCTCAAAAAAGCCGCTGACAGAATCAGGGTGAGGATTCGCAACCTGGTAGATGAATTGCATCACAAAGCCGCCAGATTTCTGGTAGACAACTTTGATGTAATTCTCCTGCCAACGTTTGAGACTTCAAATATGAGCCGCAAGGCCACAAGAAAAATCCGCTCAAAGACTGTGCGGAATATGCTTTCATTTGCGCATTACCGTTTCCAGCAATTCCTGAAACATAAAGCAACAGAGCGCGGGTCTCTGGTGGTGGATGTCTGTGAAGCGTACACCAGCAAAACGGTTAGCTGGACTGGTGAGATTCGAGCAATTGGCGGGGCGAAACCATTAAGTCGGCTCTTGATGGAAAGGTGATGGATCGAGACGTAAATGGCGCTCGCGGGATATTCTTGCGGGCTTTGGTAGATACGCCCTGGATGCGTGAGCATCTTGCATTTGTTAATGAAAGTTAGCAAAAAGGTATCGGTGCTGTAAATTAATTAAGGAAAGTGAGGTTAAATCTATGCTAAAAACCAGTTTGATTGTCGGGTCCGTTATCTTAGCCACTATTTATATCGCTTTTGGCGACCAAATCACCTTTTTGCCCAAAGAAATGAAAACTGCTAGTGTGCAAGCGCGCACTAGCATCGTTAACTTTGGCGGTAAATTGATTCCGGGTTGGGTGTCAAAAACCAAGGATAAGAAAAATGATGCTTGGGATAAGCAAGACCCGGAAAACCAGCCTGCTCAATAGCCAGGAGAATGATTGGGTTAGGGGTGTATTCCCTAGTGTTGCCACTGTGAATGCCCCTAACCAGGGGTGATTTATTTATCCTTCAACCAGCTAAACATGGCGCGCAAATCTTTGCCCACTGCTTCGATCGGGTGTTCTGCTTCTTGACGACGCATGGCGGTGAATCCGGGTTTGCCTGCTTGGTTTTCCAGTACGAATTCCCGTGCAAATTGGCCTGCTTGAATTTCTTTGAGGATTTTCTGCATTTCGGCGCGGGTTTGGTCGGTGACGATGCGCGGGCCGCGTGTGTAGTCGCCGTATTCGGCGGTGTTGGAGATGCTATCGCGCATTTTGGCTAAACCGCCTTCCACAATCAAATCTACAATCAGCTTGACTTCGTGGAG contains:
- a CDS encoding transposase, whose protein sequence is MSSVAECTDSGNPVRKSSKIRIYPNGTQRNLIRQWFGVSRLVFNTTVKYLQQPDTKANWKAIKGDILKSLPEFCSSVPYQIKSIAVKDACKAVSNAKAKYKKTLCCQQVSFRSRKNPYQSCYIPKSAVKPRGIYHTILGQLDYAEELPENFGDCRLVRVRGQYYLCVPSSSSTYHPSARQPRRVVALDPGVRTFLTFFSEQKVGKIGESDFSRIQRLCHHLDDLISRFSCVSAEQRRRLKKAADRIRVRIRNLVDELHHKAARFLVDNFDVILLPTFETSNMSRKATRKIRSKTVRNMLSFAHYRFQQFLKHKATERGSLVVDVCEAYTSKTVSWTGEIRAIGGAKPLSRLLMER
- a CDS encoding IS607 family transposase encodes the protein MSLVPLRVAVKRTGLHPNTLRKYAEPGRIYSIRNAANQRLFDVDSFIYESKPKTEYQICYCRVSSTKQRDDLDRQVAYMVSLFPKAEIIKDIGAGLNFKRKGLKTLLERLMRRDQFTLVVAYLSRLARFGFELIEWMVEQNGGKIVVLDNTVHRPDSELTADILSIIHVFSCRMHGLRKSGQKIKQDPDLSKWDAKKSD
- a CDS encoding amidase, coding for MNKTDIAFTPAIQQAELIRTREISPLELTQIYLERIEQLNPKLGSFFTVAAELALADATAKTEQLTTTNTDNLPPFFGVPTAVKDLNAVAGVPRCCGVAALRQKVEQYDEGVVMRMKQAGFTILGKTATSQLGSLPYTEPPGLPPARNPWNLDYTVGGSSGGAAAAVAAGLCAVAQGSDGGGSIRIPAACCGIVGIKPSRGRVSYAPLGDCLSGIATNGPLGRTVADTAAFLDVISGYITGDPYWLPAPKPSFLEVATAAKPGKLRIAFATNIPPFGEAALPCKQAVEKTAALLESLGHSLEVGCPTVGDLIEPFITVWQTSIPFSGIPPQLLEPMNQWLLEKANRVSSGKYLEAVAAMQIISRRIVAFFDNFDALLLPVTMQPPIRVGEWSQLSPEDAFPKIVNWVAPCAPFNASGQPSIAMGAGFHAGVPVGVQIVGRPGDESTIIALAAQIEAASPRMDNRSELMV
- a CDS encoding SBBP repeat-containing protein gives rise to the protein MESNQSLPTYVQWLQQIGTAAADYAYGIASDMAGNIYIGGETQGNFARINAGAKDGWMAKYDRAGNQIWQQQLGTSADDSVYNISTDKDGNTYITGTTSGQLGSSSSGKYDAWVAKYDTQGNQLWLQQLGSISNDDSRSVTTDSLGNVYITGLTWGAVDGLNAGEWDIWVAKYDATGNQQWVKQLGTPAEDTAASIVTDSSGNIYITGSTKGSLQRNQGDFDAWVAKYDSDGNMLWLEQLGTAAEDKSLGAATDSAGNVYITGWTNGVLTRTGSNDSFDAWLAKYDSAGNLVWRQQIVSSGSDGSLDITIDNQNKIYISGATWGNIAGRTAGETDAWVAAYDTDGNRLSTKQFGRAGFDAAFGVAPAPDGNLYLGGWTSSNLDTDAPGVPDAWIAEIIPNQAPQIASLSKQVAQNTPVNLSSGNFQRAFVDLDRDNLAQIKITSLPNPDAGTLTLNGTPVAVNQEIAIGEVNNLTFTPGVDFIGDVRFTWNGSDGQDYAPTDAAVNLNINIEPMPLQLVWMQDISDSQIPIPNNDYIIDYIDYYPTLNQDPLGDLYLTQYVNLDDIYNADYDMSISKYNSNGDLLWEQRLDSGPLEERDFYHPFYYPYIRSISFDRAGNLYFPKLTKDNGLVTDTGAPVYNSGVVKYDPNGNFIEELPLPNDNNEVDVVSQLIQDNDGNFYLTGRRNPQSSVPYLDYPSDIWIAKYDANGNRLWEQYLGSDGGESILSVNLAPDGNLYLIGLTGGDLFGINSEKSNKNDYWIAKYDPNGNILWGKQLGQTLSGNSGDIQIDNQGNFYVQMDLSLGTNSSQEKTTSIAKYDTNGNQIWEQQFAHKGSAHLVIDGDGNWYLSRTVPNDFSISMYINHDLVLSKHDPNGNLIWQQQFDASPNISNLQLDSEGSLYVSGYSAENLLGLNWPLINNTSSNFPKFFMAKYDNNGNLIWGQEFENESIYMPNIIDRGNFYFLNSRANQVLKFQEQDIKPFFTRLQQGTPEDDVLVGNAESNELLGGTGNDTLDGGAGNDTLYGGLGNDVLMGGDGDDWLIDDIPFSNDTLIGGSGADVFGLMTTYYQKNTIIEDFNPTEDVLALVLNYTSLQDITIVPGETGAEIQYQIYIDLDYYETRTFATLNGVDANQVSIEDFLVVMN